A genomic region of Dactylococcopsis salina PCC 8305 contains the following coding sequences:
- a CDS encoding AI-2E family transporter — protein sequence MSQQRVIISNSTLIVAATLFFLGVLLWQLQSLIIVLMISIVLASALAPTIDAAEKLGLPRFLAVIFVYLVLIAGFTGVGVLIGPTVVEQIQRLIRKLPSYLDTLRLLAQDLALRFGITDSETLDPINRLFDTKALTSWLIRSSQQLLVRSYGVTRGIIGGFVSVILSIVLSGYMLSGSRRLINGIISLFPSPWDARLEVQVHPVALRMGGYIQGRVLVSAILGVVISISLRILGISEFALGLGAIAGITNLIPFFGPVLGSIPALIVATANGGWTVLWVLLLFVVIQNIETYVLDPLLVGNTVRLHPLYQLLAVIGGAQVLGILGALIVPPWVAGAATLIENLYIKPKALAEKSTSTRSTPLAVKPSQ from the coding sequence ATGTCTCAGCAGCGTGTTATTATTTCCAACTCTACCTTAATTGTGGCTGCAACCCTTTTTTTTCTGGGGGTTTTACTATGGCAATTGCAAAGCCTAATTATTGTCCTGATGATCTCGATCGTCTTGGCTTCCGCGTTAGCCCCAACCATTGATGCAGCGGAAAAATTAGGACTTCCTCGCTTTTTAGCAGTGATTTTTGTTTATCTGGTACTGATCGCCGGATTTACAGGTGTGGGAGTATTAATAGGTCCCACTGTCGTCGAACAAATTCAACGCTTAATCCGTAAACTTCCCAGTTATCTTGATACGCTGCGGCTTTTAGCTCAGGATTTAGCCCTCCGTTTCGGAATTACTGATTCAGAAACCCTAGACCCCATTAATCGCCTATTTGATACCAAAGCGCTCACCAGTTGGCTGATTCGATCAAGTCAACAGTTATTAGTGCGCTCCTACGGAGTAACACGCGGCATTATTGGCGGTTTCGTGAGTGTCATCCTCTCCATCGTCTTATCTGGTTATATGTTATCCGGCTCGCGGCGGTTAATTAACGGGATCATTAGTTTATTTCCATCTCCCTGGGATGCGCGTTTAGAAGTACAGGTTCATCCCGTCGCCTTACGGATGGGAGGATATATTCAAGGAAGAGTCTTAGTTTCTGCGATTTTAGGCGTGGTTATTAGTATTAGCTTAAGAATCCTCGGTATTTCCGAATTTGCTCTCGGTTTAGGCGCGATCGCAGGGATTACCAATTTAATTCCCTTTTTTGGTCCGGTTCTCGGTTCGATTCCCGCACTCATCGTCGCTACAGCGAATGGGGGTTGGACAGTGTTATGGGTGTTATTGTTATTCGTGGTCATTCAAAACATTGAAACTTATGTCCTTGATCCGCTATTAGTGGGAAACACCGTGCGGTTACATCCCCTTTACCAACTTCTCGCTGTTATTGGTGGCGCACAAGTGTTAGGGATTCTTGGGGCTTTAATTGTTCCGCCTTGGGTTGCTGGTGCAGCCACATTGATTGAAAATTTGTATATCAAACCGAAAGCATTGGCAGAAAAAAGTACTTCCACTCGTTCGACTCCCTTAGCTGTCAAACCTAGTCAATAA
- the rnc gene encoding ribonuclease III, translating into MSLQLPTFKQSDLWEKAITHRSYYNEHPDLGEDNERLEFLGDAVLGFLVGKLLYETYPQMREGELSRLRARLVNNEHQLAELALDLGLDRHLRLGKGAEKDHTRENPEVLSDTLEAVIGAYFLDSGIEAVATFITPFFASRAAEIASTSELDQNYKGRLQEWALTYFGEIPRYLIVQESGEDHAKEFTAEVRIKNQVYGVGVGESKKTAEKKAAKMALQANIEQVGWVKRSETQHKL; encoded by the coding sequence ATGTCTTTGCAACTACCCACATTTAAACAGTCTGATCTCTGGGAAAAAGCGATCACCCATCGCTCTTACTACAACGAACATCCTGATTTAGGGGAAGATAACGAACGTTTAGAATTTTTGGGGGATGCGGTTTTAGGATTTTTGGTGGGAAAGTTATTATATGAAACGTATCCCCAGATGCGAGAGGGGGAGTTAAGTCGGCTTCGAGCGCGTTTAGTTAATAATGAACATCAACTAGCGGAATTGGCGTTGGATTTAGGGCTCGATCGACATTTACGATTGGGAAAAGGAGCAGAAAAAGATCATACCCGCGAAAATCCAGAAGTGCTGAGTGATACCTTAGAAGCCGTCATTGGCGCTTATTTTCTGGATTCTGGGATCGAAGCGGTGGCAACATTTATCACCCCTTTCTTCGCTTCTCGCGCGGCGGAAATTGCGTCCACTTCCGAACTTGATCAAAATTATAAAGGACGATTACAAGAATGGGCGCTTACTTATTTTGGAGAAATTCCCCGTTATTTGATTGTTCAAGAAAGCGGTGAAGATCACGCCAAAGAATTTACCGCCGAAGTTCGGATCAAGAATCAAGTTTATGGAGTCGGTGTCGGAGAAAGTAAAAAAACCGCAGAGAAAAAAGCGGCTAAAATGGCGCTTCAAGCAAACATAGAACAAGTAGGTTGGGTGAAGCGAAGCGAAACCCAACACAAATTATAA